A region of Nitrospira sp. DNA encodes the following proteins:
- a CDS encoding twin-arginine translocation signal domain-containing protein: MQVSVSRRQFLKISAGTVAAVAVADKVLALTALQ, from the coding sequence ATGCAGGTTTCCGTTTCACGGAGACAGTTTCTCAAAATCTCGGCGGGAACCGTCGCGGCCGTGGCCGTGGCGGATAAAGTCCTCGCGTTGACCGCGCTGCAG